The Myroides phaeus DNA segment TATACGTGAGGTAGAGGAGGTGGAAGAAAGCGTTGCTTTGAATACTTTAGGAACCATTATTCACAATGCTTTAGAGAATTTATATAAACCTTTTGTAGGTGCAAGATTAACTATTCCGATTATACGTGAGATACAAAAACAGGCAGATAATGAAGTTCAAACCCAATTTGAAGAAGTTTACAATAGTGATAAAGAGAAAATGGGAAAGAATCTTTTAGCTTTTGAGGTGGCTAAAAGAAATGTATATCATTTTTTAAATGAAGAGGTTAGTAGATTAGAAAAGGGAGATGATGTATTGTTATTAGAGCTTGAAACAGAGTTAAAGCTGACATTAGAAGATAGTCGTTTGCCATATCCAGTTAATTTATTTGGTTTCGTAGATAGAATTGAAGAGAGAAATGGGGTAATACGTATTATAGATTATAAAAGTGGGAAAGTAGAGTCAAATAATGTTAAGTTAAGTACATGGGAAGGTTTGACATTAGATTTAAAAAACGATAAGATTATTCAGCTTCTATGCTATGCATTAATGTATGCCCAAGGAGATGAGAATAAGTCTTTTGAAGCTGGAATTTATTCGTTTAAGAATAGACGTGAAGGATTTCTTTTCTTTGGTGTTCGTAATGGGAAAGAAATTGATCATAGCATTACAAGTGAGACGTTATCTTTTTTTAAAGAAGAGTTAGTAACTTTGATATTGACAATCTTAAATCCAAAAGAAAGTTTCTTAGAAGAAATAAAATAGGAAAGGAGAGGTGTGCAGCACCTCTCCTTTCCTATTTTAAAAATGTTTTTAATGCGGTCAATAATTCTTCTTTAGCTTCAATATGTAACATGTGTCCACCATTTAGAGTAATTAAATCATCGTTTTTGTTGTCAATTTGAGTGATGGTGTCATCGTATACCATAACTGGATCTTTGTCTCCAAGTATAAATTGTATTTTAAATGGAGCAAAATGTAATAAGACTTCGCGATCTGTTCTCGTTTTCATTCCTTCTAAAGCAGCTACAATGCCTTGTACAGGTGTTGTAAGAGCATTATTTAGATGTTGTTCAATTTCAGTTACTTTTGATGTTCTAATATGGAGTTGAAATTGATTTCCAACAGCCATTTTGACGAAGAGGTCACTATTTTTCTTTATTATCTCTATGGCTCTATCTCTATTTTTCTTTTTTTCAGAAGGATCTGCTCTTGTTGTTGAGGCAACTAATATTACTTTTTTTACAAAATCGGGATAAAGCTCTCCAAAAGCTAAAGCTACATATCCCCCCATAGAATGACCAATAAGCGTGACTTTTTTTAGGTTTAAATGAGAAATAACTGCAAAAACAGCATCTGCCATATCTTCCATGCTATGGATATATCCAATACAGTCTGTTTTTCCATGTCCTAATAAGTCAATAGAAATTACACGATATTTTTTGGATAGACTTTCTATGTAATAGTTCCACATTGTTGCGTTTTCAAGAAAACCATGTAAGAATATTAAGGAGCTTCCTTTTCCTTTGTCTATAAACGCAAGGTCAATGTTTTTGTAATTTATCTTGATTAATCCCATTCTAACATATTTGTTTGCAAATTTATGAGTTCCCTTATATAATCAAAATAAAATTCAATATGTTGTCTGTCAAGTAATATATAAGTTTATTTAAATTCATTCTTAATTAAAGAAAGCTGTTATATTTGTAACAAATCAAAAAAGTATAAAATAGATGAGAAATATAGTTGTAGTTCTTTTGTTGGTATGTTCATTTGGGTTTGCACAAACAGGAAGGCCATATCAGATTTATAATCAAAAAGGGAAAAAGGTTAGTTATGATAAAATGATCAAGGAACTGGCGAAAGAAGATGTTGTATTATTCGGTGAGTATCATAATAATTCAATAGGACATTGGTTACAATTACAAACTACAAAATCATTAGGGAAGATAAAGGGTGTCGTGTTGGGAGCAGAAATGTTTGAAGCGGATAATCAAATCGGATTAGATAATTATTTGCAAGGTTTTGATAATGAAGAGCAATTTAATAAAAGTGTTAGGTTGTGGAATAACTATCAGACAGATTACAGACCTTTAGTTGAGTATGCTAAAGATAATAAGCTTAGTTTTATCGCAACTAATGTGCCGAGACGCTTTGCAAGTATGGTGTATAAGAAAGGTGTTGAGTCATTAGATACATTGAGTTTGCAAGAAAAACAATGGATTGCTCCATTGCCTTTTCCTTATGATAATAGTCTACCGGGTTATCAAAAGATGATGACAATGTTTGAAGATCACGCAGATGAGAATATGCCTAAAGCACAAGCTATAAAAGATGCTACAATGGCACATTTTATTATTCAAAATGCGAGAAAAGGACAATTGTTCTTACATTTTAACGGTTCATATCATAGTAATAACTTTGAAGGAATTGTTTGGTATTTGAAAAAGTACAATTCTACTCTCAAAATTGCTACAATTACTATGGTAGAAGGGGATGATGGGGTACAATTCACCCCAGATAATTTAGGTTTAGCTAACTTTATTATTGTTGTTGATGCGAACATTTTAAAATCTTTTTAGTTTTTTTTAACTAAAAAGATTGTTTAGTCTTAAATAGTATGATTATTGCGATTTGTTTCGTGATTTTTGTTGTGTTTTTCTCTGTTTAAACTCAGTATAAATAGGGCTTTGCTCGTTGTGCATAACGTTAATAAGCTGTATTTTTGAGAGATTTTTTCAAGAAAAACAATTAAAATTACATTATGGCAAAATCTGCACTTTTAAAGTCATCCTTAGCGAAGAAGTATTGGATGGCTCTTACAGGGTTATTTTTATGCTTGTTTTTGGTTGGTCACTTGGTGGGAAACCTTCAATTGATTTTTGGTGATGCTTCAAAATTCAATGAGTACGCATTATTCATGACAACTAATCCAGCAGTAAAAGTATTATCTTATGTTACGTATATTTCAATCTTGTTCCACGCGATTGATGGTATCGTTTTAACAATTCAAAACAAGAAGGCACGTCCAATCGGATATGCTAAAAACAATGCTGCTGCTAACAGCTCATTTTCTTCAAGAAACATGGCAGTTTTAGGTACTTTATTGTTAGTGTTCATCGTTACTCACATGGTTAATTTCTGGGCTAAAATGCATTTTTCTGAAATGCCTTTGCAAACAGTAGAAGTTACAATTGAGGGACAAGAACCAGTACTTGTTTACAAAACAGTACAAGAACAAGCAATTCCTGTTACAGCTGTTGAAATGGGACAGTTAGAAGTGAAGGGAACTCAGTTTTTCCAAGCGAATACAGACTTGAAAGTTGCTGACGGTTACAAAGATTTACACAAAATTACAATTGAGTTTTTTAAAGACCCAAGTACAGGACTAATCAGTACTATCTTGTATGTAATTGCAATGATTGTTCTTGGATTCCACTTATCTCACGGATTTGCAAGTGCATTCCAATCTTTAGGGGTAAACAATCCAAAGTATAACGGATTAATTAAATTAGGAGGATACTTATTCTGCTATTTAGTTCCAGCATTATTCGCTATTATTCCTTTATATATTCACTTTATTAAATAGTCCTAAAGAAATTGATTATGAAATTAGATTCTAAGATACCTAATGGACCACTTGATAAAAAATGGTCTGATTATAAAAATCATATAAAATTAGTTAACCCTGCAAACAAACGTAACATTGATGTTATTGTTGTTGGTACTGGATTAGCTGGAGGATCAGCTGCTGCTACATTAGCTGAGTTAGGTTATAATGTAAAAGCATTTTGTTACCAAGATTCACCTCGTCGTGCACACTCTATTGCTGCTCAAGGGGGGATTAACGCATCTAAAAACTACCAAGGTGATGGTGACTCTGTTTACAGATTATTCTATGATACTGTAAAAGGTGGTGACTACCGTGCACGTGAAGCTAACGTTTACCGTTTAGCTGAAGTTTCAGAAAATATTATTGACCAATGTGTGGCTCAAGGTGTACCTTTTGCTCGTGAATACGGAGGTCTTTTAGATAACCGTTCTTTTGGTGGTGTGCAAGTATCACGTACTTTCTACGCTAAAGGACAAACAGGACAGCAATTATTATTAGGGGCTTATTCTGCAATGAACCGTCAAATCGGTCGTGGAAAAATCCATATGTACAACCGTCACGAAATGTTAGACATTGTACTTGTAGATGGAAAAGCAAGAGGTATTATTGCTCGTAACTTAATTAATGGTGAGATTGAGCGTCACTCTGCTCACGCTGTTGTAATTGCAACTGGAGGATATGGTAACGTATTCTTCTTATCTACAAATGCAATGGGTTCAAACGTTACTGCTGCTTGGAAAGCACATAAACGTGGAGCGTACTTTGCTAACCCTTGTTTTACACAAATTCACCCAACTTGTATCCCTGTAACTGGAGACCACCAATCAAAATTAACTTTGATGTCTGAGTCATTACGTAATGACGGACGTATTTGGGTTCCTAAGAAAATGGAGGATGCAGTAGCTATTAGAGAAGGTAAATTAAAGCCAACTCAAATTGCTGAAGAAGATAGAGATTAC contains these protein-coding regions:
- a CDS encoding alpha/beta fold hydrolase, which gives rise to MGLIKINYKNIDLAFIDKGKGSSLIFLHGFLENATMWNYYIESLSKKYRVISIDLLGHGKTDCIGYIHSMEDMADAVFAVISHLNLKKVTLIGHSMGGYVALAFGELYPDFVKKVILVASTTRADPSEKKKNRDRAIEIIKKNSDLFVKMAVGNQFQLHIRTSKVTEIEQHLNNALTTPVQGIVAALEGMKTRTDREVLLHFAPFKIQFILGDKDPVMVYDDTITQIDNKNDDLITLNGGHMLHIEAKEELLTALKTFLK
- a CDS encoding succinate dehydrogenase cytochrome b subunit is translated as MAKSALLKSSLAKKYWMALTGLFLCLFLVGHLVGNLQLIFGDASKFNEYALFMTTNPAVKVLSYVTYISILFHAIDGIVLTIQNKKARPIGYAKNNAAANSSFSSRNMAVLGTLLLVFIVTHMVNFWAKMHFSEMPLQTVEVTIEGQEPVLVYKTVQEQAIPVTAVEMGQLEVKGTQFFQANTDLKVADGYKDLHKITIEFFKDPSTGLISTILYVIAMIVLGFHLSHGFASAFQSLGVNNPKYNGLIKLGGYLFCYLVPALFAIIPLYIHFIK
- a CDS encoding ChaN family lipoprotein, whose product is MRNIVVVLLLVCSFGFAQTGRPYQIYNQKGKKVSYDKMIKELAKEDVVLFGEYHNNSIGHWLQLQTTKSLGKIKGVVLGAEMFEADNQIGLDNYLQGFDNEEQFNKSVRLWNNYQTDYRPLVEYAKDNKLSFIATNVPRRFASMVYKKGVESLDTLSLQEKQWIAPLPFPYDNSLPGYQKMMTMFEDHADENMPKAQAIKDATMAHFIIQNARKGQLFLHFNGSYHSNNFEGIVWYLKKYNSTLKIATITMVEGDDGVQFTPDNLGLANFIIVVDANILKSF